A section of the Pseudophryne corroboree isolate aPseCor3 chromosome 11, aPseCor3.hap2, whole genome shotgun sequence genome encodes:
- the PKP3 gene encoding plakophilin-3 isoform X2, which yields MLHKGPVLRQKPNTDITSLALPTDSQLDRRLRDESQELRNARVQEQVRARMMQKGQTSSGANSVYGDSYSSRSQYSTVPASYSSRSQVLGSDQRISSARSVGYGTSGGMRSGYSSRSAVDLGGGGQRISVASQQQRTYATSRPSSFHERVYPGRREYDTMSLRSMHIGDGDERYEGGASSQSAYYNRQNSSASAMPVLQRSHSGNIAQDGGTSWVERAEVAQTRTIRAPAMRTLQRFQSNNRARVASGSYGTLNSMNNQQMLQQSGGVGSTYVTNMMEQTSRAPSVRSLAESSHQLQEMRGMDVFDGNKSLMSQHSFTSGFDDMDMPTAVKYLMASDPNLQVLGAAYIQHRCYSDAEAKKQARTYQAIPKLVKLFNNPNQEVQRHATGAMRNLIYDSPENKMALVEENGVYELLQALKEQDDELKKNVTGILWNLSSSDNLKTKLARDTLGPLTDRVLSPLSGSTGSALIQQNASEAEIFYNATGFLRNLSSASEETRQKMRDCPGLLDSLVGYTNQALQASKSEDKSVENAVCVLRNLSYRLYDEMPPSCLQRLEGTQRGGNVAGDTVGCFTPQSRKLKEKQQGTDLATFAEISRDPKGMELLWNPQIVNLYNRLLQHCELNRHTTEAAAGALQNITAGDRRWAAVLSQVALEQERILNPVLDRLRTADHSQLRSLTGLIRNLSRHAKNKEEMSTKLVSHLLEKLPGEGGDKSPPAEVIVNIIAVLNNLTVAGPLAARDIVYFNGLGKLMYIKRKRDTADSEKSSRAAASLLTNMWQYSKLHRDFKAKGYRKEDFLSP from the exons ACAGCTACTCTTCTCGTTCCCAGTACAGTACTGTGCCAGCTTCCTACAGCTCCCGCTCCCAAGTCCTCGGCTCTGATCAAAGGATATCT TCTGCTCGCTCAGTCGGTTATGGCACATCTGGGGGGATGCGTTCAGGCTACTCGTCCAGGTCTGCTGTGGATCTGGGCGGGGGGGGACAACGAATCAGTGTGGCATCACAGCAACAACGTACATATGCCACCTCCCGGCCATCCTCCTTCCATGAGCGAGTGTATCCAGGCCGCCGTGAATATGATACCATGTCCCTGCGCTCTATGCATATTGGAGATGGCGATGAGCGGTATGAAGGTGGGGCATCATCTCAATCCGCTTATTACAACCGCCAAAACTCTTCTGCTAGTGCTATGCCAGTACTACAAAGGTCTCACTCTGGAAACATTGCCCAGGATGGTGGTACCTCATGGGTCGAACGAGCAGAGGTGGCACAGACTCGGACAATCAGGGCACCTGCCATGCGCACCTTACAGCGATTCCAAAGCAACAACCGTGCCCGGGTGGCATCCGGGTCTTATGGCACCCTGAATTCAATGAATAATCAGCAGATGCTGCAACAGTCAGGTGGTGTGGGCTCCACCTATGTCACCAACATGATGGAACAGACCTCTCGGGCCCCCTCTGTGCGGAGCCTGGCGGAGTCTTCACACCAACTGCAAGAGATGAGGGGCATGGATGTGTTTGATGGGAACAAGAGTTTAATGAGTCAGCATTCCTTTACTAGTGG GTTTGATGACATGGACATGCCGACAGCTGTGAAATATTTAATGGCAAGCGATCCCAACCTACAGGTCCTAGGAGCGGCTTACATACAGCATCGATGCTACAGTGATGCTGAAGCCAAAAAACAA GCACGTACATACCAGGCTATTCCCAAACTGGTTAAGCTGTTTAATAACCCAAACCAAGAAGTGCAGCGCCATGCCACCGGCGCAATGCGCAATCTCATCTATGATAGTCCAGAGAACAAAATGGCTTTGGTGGAGGAGAACGGGGTGTATGAGCTTCTACAGGCTCTGAAAGAACAAGATGATGAACTCAAGAAAAATGTAACCG GCATTTTGTGGAACTTGTCATCAAGTGATAACCTGAAAACAAAGCTTGCACGCGATACCCTTGGTCCCTTAACAGACCGGGTGCTAAGTCCACTCTCTGGCTCCACAGGATCTGCACTTATCCAACAGAATGCATCGGAGGCTGAAATATTCTACAACGCCACAGGCTTCCTCAG GAACCTGAGCTCAGCCAGTGAGGAGACTCGTCAAAAGATGCGGGATTGTCCTGGTCTTCTGGATTCCTTAGTTGGCTATACAAACCAAGCTTTACAGGCTTCCAAATCTGAAGACAAG AGTGTGGAAAATGCAGTATGTGTACTAAGGAACCTGTCTTACCGACTGTATGATGAGATGCCACCATCCTGTTTGCAAAGGCTGGAAGGAACGCAGCGGGGGGGCAATGTAGCCGGAGACACCGTGGGCTGTTTCACCCCTCAGAGTCGCAAACTCAAAGAG AAACAACAGGGCACCGACCTTGCTACCTTTGCTGAAATCTCAAGAGATCCAAAGGGAATGGAACTTCTGTGGAACCCGCAGATTGTCAACCTGTATAACCGGCTGCTGCAGCATTGTGAACTAAACAGACACACCACAGAGGCAGCAGCAGGAGCCCTACAAAATATCACTGCCGGAGACCGCAGA TGGGCAGCTGTCCTGAGCCAGGTGGCATTGGAACAGGAGCGTATTCTAAACCCAGTTCTGGATCGCTTAAGAACTGCAGATCACAGCCAACTCCGGTCTCTCACAGGCCTGATCCGCAACCTGTCTAGACATGCCAAAAATAAGGAGGAGATGT CCACCAAGCTAGTGAGCCATCTTCTAGAGAAACTCCCCGGCGAGGGAGGTGACAAGAGCCCTCCTGCTGAGGTTATAGTGAATATCATTGCTGTGCTTAATAATCTGACTGTAGCTGGACCCCTTGCTGCCCGAGATATTGTGTACTTCAATGGACTTGGCAAACTGATGTACATCAAGAGGAAGAGAGACAC TGCAGACAGTGAGAAGTCTTCCCGAGCTGCTGCAAGCCTTCTTACAAACATGTGGCAGTACAGCAAGCTGCACCGTGACTTCAAAGCG AAGGGATATCggaaggaagatttcctcagcccaTGA
- the PKP3 gene encoding plakophilin-3 isoform X1, with protein MNFHPQTLTMQDSHFLMSALQPNTDITSLALPTDSQLDRRLRDESQELRNARVQEQVRARMMQKGQTSSGANSVYGDSYSSRSQYSTVPASYSSRSQVLGSDQRISSARSVGYGTSGGMRSGYSSRSAVDLGGGGQRISVASQQQRTYATSRPSSFHERVYPGRREYDTMSLRSMHIGDGDERYEGGASSQSAYYNRQNSSASAMPVLQRSHSGNIAQDGGTSWVERAEVAQTRTIRAPAMRTLQRFQSNNRARVASGSYGTLNSMNNQQMLQQSGGVGSTYVTNMMEQTSRAPSVRSLAESSHQLQEMRGMDVFDGNKSLMSQHSFTSGFDDMDMPTAVKYLMASDPNLQVLGAAYIQHRCYSDAEAKKQARTYQAIPKLVKLFNNPNQEVQRHATGAMRNLIYDSPENKMALVEENGVYELLQALKEQDDELKKNVTGILWNLSSSDNLKTKLARDTLGPLTDRVLSPLSGSTGSALIQQNASEAEIFYNATGFLRNLSSASEETRQKMRDCPGLLDSLVGYTNQALQASKSEDKSVENAVCVLRNLSYRLYDEMPPSCLQRLEGTQRGGNVAGDTVGCFTPQSRKLKEKQQGTDLATFAEISRDPKGMELLWNPQIVNLYNRLLQHCELNRHTTEAAAGALQNITAGDRRWAAVLSQVALEQERILNPVLDRLRTADHSQLRSLTGLIRNLSRHAKNKEEMSTKLVSHLLEKLPGEGGDKSPPAEVIVNIIAVLNNLTVAGPLAARDIVYFNGLGKLMYIKRKRDTADSEKSSRAAASLLTNMWQYSKLHRDFKAKGYRKEDFLSP; from the exons ACAGCTACTCTTCTCGTTCCCAGTACAGTACTGTGCCAGCTTCCTACAGCTCCCGCTCCCAAGTCCTCGGCTCTGATCAAAGGATATCT TCTGCTCGCTCAGTCGGTTATGGCACATCTGGGGGGATGCGTTCAGGCTACTCGTCCAGGTCTGCTGTGGATCTGGGCGGGGGGGGACAACGAATCAGTGTGGCATCACAGCAACAACGTACATATGCCACCTCCCGGCCATCCTCCTTCCATGAGCGAGTGTATCCAGGCCGCCGTGAATATGATACCATGTCCCTGCGCTCTATGCATATTGGAGATGGCGATGAGCGGTATGAAGGTGGGGCATCATCTCAATCCGCTTATTACAACCGCCAAAACTCTTCTGCTAGTGCTATGCCAGTACTACAAAGGTCTCACTCTGGAAACATTGCCCAGGATGGTGGTACCTCATGGGTCGAACGAGCAGAGGTGGCACAGACTCGGACAATCAGGGCACCTGCCATGCGCACCTTACAGCGATTCCAAAGCAACAACCGTGCCCGGGTGGCATCCGGGTCTTATGGCACCCTGAATTCAATGAATAATCAGCAGATGCTGCAACAGTCAGGTGGTGTGGGCTCCACCTATGTCACCAACATGATGGAACAGACCTCTCGGGCCCCCTCTGTGCGGAGCCTGGCGGAGTCTTCACACCAACTGCAAGAGATGAGGGGCATGGATGTGTTTGATGGGAACAAGAGTTTAATGAGTCAGCATTCCTTTACTAGTGG GTTTGATGACATGGACATGCCGACAGCTGTGAAATATTTAATGGCAAGCGATCCCAACCTACAGGTCCTAGGAGCGGCTTACATACAGCATCGATGCTACAGTGATGCTGAAGCCAAAAAACAA GCACGTACATACCAGGCTATTCCCAAACTGGTTAAGCTGTTTAATAACCCAAACCAAGAAGTGCAGCGCCATGCCACCGGCGCAATGCGCAATCTCATCTATGATAGTCCAGAGAACAAAATGGCTTTGGTGGAGGAGAACGGGGTGTATGAGCTTCTACAGGCTCTGAAAGAACAAGATGATGAACTCAAGAAAAATGTAACCG GCATTTTGTGGAACTTGTCATCAAGTGATAACCTGAAAACAAAGCTTGCACGCGATACCCTTGGTCCCTTAACAGACCGGGTGCTAAGTCCACTCTCTGGCTCCACAGGATCTGCACTTATCCAACAGAATGCATCGGAGGCTGAAATATTCTACAACGCCACAGGCTTCCTCAG GAACCTGAGCTCAGCCAGTGAGGAGACTCGTCAAAAGATGCGGGATTGTCCTGGTCTTCTGGATTCCTTAGTTGGCTATACAAACCAAGCTTTACAGGCTTCCAAATCTGAAGACAAG AGTGTGGAAAATGCAGTATGTGTACTAAGGAACCTGTCTTACCGACTGTATGATGAGATGCCACCATCCTGTTTGCAAAGGCTGGAAGGAACGCAGCGGGGGGGCAATGTAGCCGGAGACACCGTGGGCTGTTTCACCCCTCAGAGTCGCAAACTCAAAGAG AAACAACAGGGCACCGACCTTGCTACCTTTGCTGAAATCTCAAGAGATCCAAAGGGAATGGAACTTCTGTGGAACCCGCAGATTGTCAACCTGTATAACCGGCTGCTGCAGCATTGTGAACTAAACAGACACACCACAGAGGCAGCAGCAGGAGCCCTACAAAATATCACTGCCGGAGACCGCAGA TGGGCAGCTGTCCTGAGCCAGGTGGCATTGGAACAGGAGCGTATTCTAAACCCAGTTCTGGATCGCTTAAGAACTGCAGATCACAGCCAACTCCGGTCTCTCACAGGCCTGATCCGCAACCTGTCTAGACATGCCAAAAATAAGGAGGAGATGT CCACCAAGCTAGTGAGCCATCTTCTAGAGAAACTCCCCGGCGAGGGAGGTGACAAGAGCCCTCCTGCTGAGGTTATAGTGAATATCATTGCTGTGCTTAATAATCTGACTGTAGCTGGACCCCTTGCTGCCCGAGATATTGTGTACTTCAATGGACTTGGCAAACTGATGTACATCAAGAGGAAGAGAGACAC TGCAGACAGTGAGAAGTCTTCCCGAGCTGCTGCAAGCCTTCTTACAAACATGTGGCAGTACAGCAAGCTGCACCGTGACTTCAAAGCG AAGGGATATCggaaggaagatttcctcagcccaTGA